The sequence tggcaatttttcatccccagtgtcttgagatcatgttgaccgagtttggcggcaatcgagaaaaaaacctatgacaagtatttcaaattccagagcatgcgctttttacataactctaaatagctgacttcctgttgggtggagcctatgacatgcaatatgaaagttgttcggcacgatgagatctatatgtgtactgagtttcatatgaatatgtgcaagtatgtgtgagctatacatcaacatttatgactgtgttccagggggcgccgtagagcccctgtgccacgcccgggtcccagcctctgcaggctcctaaaggccacagattccaaagtgtgcgcaaattttcaagagtttttgagtatgttaaggacccccaaagcccccacaactttgacgaaaaatttgaatactaaaccctaaatagccaacttcctgttgggcggagcctatgatatgcaatacaaaagttgtttggattgatgagatttatatgtgtaccgagtttcatacgtctacgagcaagaatgtatgatatatggccctccatattccagggggcgctgtagagcccctgtgccacgcccgtgtatcagtctctgcccggccctaatggccgcaggttccaatctgtgtgccaattttcaagactttttaagcacgttaagggccccaaaagcccccgagacgttgaaaaaaaaaaaaaataataataataataataataataaaaaataatcctaaggaaaacaataggcctctcgccctttgggcttgagccctaaatatagctgcaagcagcgatgtcgggctcaagccgtcagtgcaacgccaccccggtggcatcgggaaaactgtgcccaccgggcataagcatttacagtaaccctctgacaatcaagtttaaagggatgcggcagttaaagggttaatccgaccaatctagactttgaaatcacatacacagaacaatatatataactttagtaacactttatttttatatttatttatagatgtattactgcttaataatgactattattaagggaaaaggctttgtaatcatgaactatttactaatgcttagctaatgagtgcagttattataaagtgttaccaatgcatttacacaaatgctattgagcttcaaatttgcatttgagcccatgtgaaaaagtagcataatttacatatgacttacagtttgttgtaataaatatcaaacattcaaattagttgtgcattatagctgtcacctagatgaacaattacagttgtttttatgactgtaagtcattctcttcaaatgctactgacgttagaaaagtgtataacaatatcacatgtaactttagagaccggccctaaatttgagactctcgaatgtccaatgtcaagacaactttatgcctgtttttttttttctttagttttcttttctctgtgcctgattgctgatgtcctatacccaggcatagatgtccatccatcaattacgaacattcagccgcaaacatgaggtgtgagcggtcgcgagcacagatgggagaatgtttttttttttttttttttttgagcaactgggatggtgccccctctgggagttggtgccctacgaaaactgcatactatgcatatagggagcggcggtactatctggaagatatattcctcaaaccatcgtacaagaggaggtgatgctaatccttcaataatcgctcaaaagctattcaagtgtacagtttccttttattgcatctcgaaataaatatttctgaattctgaatcaaactgggttgtgtttattcatttattttaagagacaaccgagactttaatctattttgtaatatatgtgcttttaaaccaagaacaatttatttatagatgtattattgcttaataatgactattattaagggaaaaggctttataatcattaactatttactaatgcttagctaatgagtgcagttattataaagtgttaccaatgcatttactaatgttaacaaattagacattattttacagttaccaaatccttaaataatttattagtgttttgtaatgattttaatgacctataagcatttgtgaaataattttgcttgcattgcagctttatctgtcagttgaatagttttactgttacatccatgatattaataaatgtcatgtcacgtcacaggttgtcataggtcagtatcaaatgagtttgaaattattatttgcaacacaaataaggattcttaggatgtttttaaatccctaaaactgtcagaaaaggataaggcctaagagatttcttaacctgtaatgaaaggaaaaaacaccaccattagcaacaacaaaaacaataaacattgaaaatactgatttttttcccccctgatgattaaagagatgattaggtctctctctctctccctgtctctctctctgccagatagcACCTCCCcttcctacaatccacacacactgtcagtcaccaaaaatgcagtcagtcaccaaccccctcacactccccctccctctccccctcccttccctcacacagacagagtggccagagtgagatcatgtcagttaagaagtctgacagtttttaaatcttctgttgtccatacagtgttgtaaagtcgtgaaactatgcatatttcctcagaatgatttgatatctgtatgaaaaaatgctttgaaatgtttggaagctgcaatttaaaaatacaagccaattaatgattccctttttagttctgtgtttgtttatttttatttttttatttattttttattttggaagataacagcctttaatctcctcaaaataaatgtgcatataaactatgaacaatttaattatagctgtatttataaaatgcttactaaaatattaattttgggagaaggatatataaagcatgaactggctatttactaatgcttagctaggagtgcagctattatgaagtgttaccaatgcatttactaatgttaacaattgagacattattttaaagtgttaccaaatccttaaataatttaataattttttaatccctgaaactgtcagaaaaggataaggcctaagatatttcttaagctgtaatgaaaacagcacaattagcaacaacaacaaaaaaaattacaatttaaaataatatttttttttcttgtgattaaagagatgtttaagtccctctctctctccctgtcttgtctgccactcacctcacacctcacacctctcccccactcacacacacacacacacacacacacacacacaaacacagtcagcacacatacattcctcacacagagtgacagagtgagatcagatgtctgacagttttttaattttcttttaatcatacagtgctgtaaagtcatgaaactatgcatatttcctcagaatcactggttttctaaatgaaaaatgttttttaaaggtttggaaactgcaatttaaaaatacaagacgattaatgtttcactttttactgttatttcaaaaaatcaccacgacaaaaccgttcaagctatccaaaattcattcgcaatttaagttcctcaatgttttttcttaatgtagacaaagtttggtgtgtatagtgtacttcccctgggaggagtatgcattaattcacaaaagaaaattcccaaaaatccatattcaagtcaaaatagccaacttcctgttgatcgtagctgatgactgtgaattagaaagttgtccgtcttgataagaacaatttatgtaccaagtttggtgtctgtagctaaaactaacccccccacttttgacaaaaggtggcgctatagagtgcctcttccacgcccttttaaaagcttttgccatggtctagctatctttaatactgatatctgtttcgagtttcatgtaaatctgagctagttatctgcctaaaaatcaccagaacagaacattcaagtttgacacgttgccatggcaacactatattagatataaatatccccacgacagattttcttcggctgtgttttgtcattattctgatgaagtttgaagcaaatcaagtaaaaataagatgctgaattcaaagcgttctgaaaatgattcacttcctgctgccagttggtggcgctataactttgactcctaatagtcacatatatacgatcggtatcatacaacgaacaaaccaattaagtttgatcaaaatcaggaaatgtatgtggatgttattatacatttcctgtttctcatttctcgccataatttcaacgcctcgccacgggcaaaccattcgagatatcaaaaatctcttcgcaatttagcatccccaatgtcttgagatcgtgttcaccgagttttgtggtgaacgggtggagttcctcagaggagtatatcaaattccagagcatgtgtttttcataaaaccctaaatagccaacttcctgttgggcggagcttatgacatgcagtgtcaaagttgtttggtttgatgagttatatatatgtaccaagtttcatatctatgcgtgcaagtatgcatgatatatggccctcggtactacagggggcgctgtagagcccctgtgccaggcccgtgtatcagactctgcccggccctaatggccgcaggttccaaggtgtgtgccaattttcaagactttttaagcatgttaagggccccaaaagtccccgtaacgttagaaaaaaaataaataaataataataataataataaaaaataatcctaaggaaaacaatagggctctcgccctccaggcttgagccctaaataataataaacgaagcagatacaatagggtcctcacaccttcggtgctcgggccctaataaacgaagcagatacaatagggtcctcacaccttcggtgctcggaccctaataaacaaagcagatacaagagggtcctcgcacctcggtgctcgggccctaataaataaattaataaataaaactttagtgaattgttgaccttctggaaagtatattaatttactgtacatgtcctGAATACTTGGTAGGGggtccttttgctttaatttgtgcaacaattcagcgtggcatggatgtgatcagtttgtgctactgctgaggtggtatggaaggtatgacagtggccttcagctcatctacattttttggtctcttttttctcattttcctcttgacattaGCCCATAGATTccctatggggttcaggtctggtgagtttactgGCCAGTCAACCACAACACCACCATGGtcattaaccaacttttggtgcttttggcagtgtgggaaggtgccaaatcctgctggaaaatgaaatcagcatcttcaaaaagctggtcagcagaaggaagcatagaGTGCTCCAAGatttggtaaatgggtgcagtgactttggttttcaaaaagcaCAATGGATCAACACCAGAAGATGACATTGCACACCAAATCATCAAagactagtgttgtcacggtatcagaatttcagtattcggtaccgataccagtgaaatgCTTGTAaggtgactcagaacagttctagTGATGTTGTTTaagtatttatgtcctcattaagacagcagatgctgaaattactgcaagcgttacgtgcttcagtctatgtagtaaacaaactcgcatgtctttgccattaattcattcacacagagacgtgcagaacatgcaggattcatatttcaaccaacttttgaagcttaacatttacagatactggtccatatggaaatttgttttgattaatttatgctaactttgacaaattccgtgactgtccatattaaaatgtaagtttcattttcatgactggattttgagattccgtccacGTTTTCATAGCGCTGTATGCATCAAGAATCGGGTTGACTGGGTACTCTGTACTTAAAGATACCTGGTACcgtgacattttaattttttttgtaccgACTTGGAACCGAAGtactgggtcttttgacaacactatcaCAGAtggtggaaacttaacactggacttcaagcaacttgggctatgagcttctccacccttcctccagactcgaGGACTTTggtttacaaattaaataaaaaacttgctatcatctgAATAAAGGaatttggaccaatggcaacagtccatttcttcttcccCTTAGCCCAGGTAtgatgcctctgacattgtctctggtacaggagtggcttaacaagaggaatatgacaactgtagccaaattccttgacacttttgtgtgtggtggctcttgaagCTTTGcccccagcctcagtgcattctctgtgaagttctctaaaattcttgaatccagtttacttgacaatcctcataaggctgtcgttctctcggttggttgtgcatatttCTTCCATCTTCTACACTTTTtcattccactcaactttctgttaacatgcttggatacagacCTCTGTGAAAGatttagactacttcagtctatgtgcaattaattcatttaatacatgagtttcacaatttgagttaaattactgaaataaataaacttttccttgacattctaatttattgagaagcacctgtatgtgTTTACCACACTCAGTGCTCTCATGAAAGTGATTTGAGTTTGATGAAAGCAGAAAGGGGTATCTCCAAGAAGTCCAAAGCTGGCCCATGCATCTCACACATGCACTAAAGAAGCTTCTTGGCACAAACAGTTTCATATTTTAACATCCATGCATATGATTGAACTTTTGTATTACCTTCATATGTATGTAATGCCAAAATGTAAGCTgaagaaaaacaagaaagtggCAGTCAGTTTTTTACCTTTCTGCTCTTTGGTCTGTTCTGTGTTTTTTAGCACTCCCCTCTTGGCCTCTTCAAACTGTCTCTGTTCAGTCAGACTTTTATTGAGCACTTGACTAAGCACTGACTCTCCTTCTCCcattaaaaacatgcttttaaactTATTATAAAGCATTGTGGCTTTGTCCATCACATCCTGGCTGGCTTTGAACCGACGGATCTGTAAAGACAATATAAAACTATGATTCAAAActctatttattgttttatctttttacaATTAAGTTGTCAATTATAATTTACAAACATGACTTTTGTCCAATGTTTTAATTATACCTTTTTAAGAGTAGCTATGAGTTCGCAGTGTCTCTGAAGATGTTGAGTAGTAACATGCAATGAATTCAACTCATCCAATGCAACTAAACATTTCTTCACATCCTAAGAATGGAGAGAGTGAAGATTTACTTACAGCATAATTACATAAGCAAGAAGGTTAATACATTACTTTCAAAAGAAGCATTAGCAAATTGTTATACAGACAACATCAATATCAGTCTGTAGGTGTCAGGTGACATTACAGAAATTAGGTTTAAAAGCTATATACAAtaatgaaggaaaaaaatatataatttgacacTGGACTTACGAGGTTATCAATCTTCAAAGATGTTTTAATATCCCCAAGCAACTTCTGCAGTCTGGACTCTGCAGAAATGTCTTTATTTGAAGAATAACAACAAATAGTTAATTAGGTGACTATGTAGACTGCATAGCACTTCACTATTTATTGTCTTACCCTTTCTCTTGTCTCCTTTTCTGTCATCTCTCTTCCCATCTTTTCCTAATCTGCAGAAAAGAATATAAATATTcttaagaatataaaaaaaaaaaaccacacacagtacagaccaaaagtttggaaacattactatttttaatgtttttgaaagaagtttcttttgctcatcaagcctgcatttatttgatcaatgtaatattaaagtgtaatattgtaatatattactacaatttaaattaataattatatttttataggatactttgatgaataaaaagaagctatgtttttaaaatataaatattttgtaataacaatatacactactggtcagtaatttggggtcagtattttttgtttcttttttttttaaagagccacacagatgggaaatcaaaaattacctgtattacagtgtatgatgtagttgtccatcagtgtaaacaatgtgcaaagtaattaaaccaaaaagtacacgattaaaaaagttattggcttctaaagtaaggagtcggctctgaattgctgaaacgagtcgttattgatttcaaatcttttgcccatctctctatgtacgtcactaggaacactttgcataataatctccgcctaccgtcttgggagaaacggaactctgacctgccccacccccccacaaaGATGCTCTGGTtcgtgtgatagcatcatgtcgaggagacagtgtgtttttaattgtaaaggcaagtttgttttattttcactgccaaagaatgaagatcagaagaaccattggctaaaattcatttttaccacaataccagagcagtacaacaaatccttgttgtgttcacaacatttcactgatgactgcttttctaatctcggtgtttacaaggcgggattttcaaagcgtttggccataaaagagggttcattaccaactttatttagaccaacgagtatctccgaatcacaacgcgaagtatgattatgaagttatgtgtttgttttctcccgagcgtcttatcactatgtgtgctgtctgcagcctgtctgcgctgatcttcatttacaaacacgtcattaaaatgaagtgtaactccgtgaatactcaacaaagagacatgagagagatatctatagaaagcttgacatgtctactttaaaactaaacaagtgctgctgaaaacagatattctgtgataaagtaatccatatgaaaacaacgcgatgtctgtttttcatgtctcccttaattatatctaatgtgaccacgcccccgcgttgAACGCgcaattcagattcaaactgaagcgcgcggcttgaata is a genomic window of Carassius auratus strain Wakin unplaced genomic scaffold, ASM336829v1 scaf_tig00032141, whole genome shotgun sequence containing:
- the LOC113080836 gene encoding lens epithelium-derived growth factor-like isoform X1 encodes the protein MFIYCRYTQYLTCPHCQKHQKLNDHVVGVLDWPANSPDLNLIEKWILSYIFYNLFCVPQDLSQKDTTHVSAKDKRGRKRKIEAERDSDTENSSPTSSAPGLDLLSAGGPVPLLKRRGRKPKMEKSLILQQRASKETLRLGKDGKRDDRKGDKRKDISAESRLQKLLGDIKTSLKIDNLDVKKCLVALDELNSLHVTTQHLQRHCELIATLKKIRRFKASQDVMDKATMLYNKFKSMFLMGEGESVLSQVLNKSLTEQRQFEEAKRGVLKNTEQTKEQKGKKLTATFLFFFSLHFGITYI
- the LOC113080836 gene encoding PC4 and SFRS1-interacting protein-like isoform X2, producing MFIYCRYTQYLTCPHCQKHQKLNDHVVGVLDWPANSPDLNLIEKWILSYIFYNLFCVPQDLSQKDTTHVSAKDKRGRKRKIEAERDSDTENSSPTSSAPGLDLLSAGGPVPLLKRRGRKPKMEKSLILQQRASKETLRLGKDGKRDDRKGDKRKDISAESRLQKLLGDIKTSLKIDNLDVKKCLVALDELNSLHVTTQHLQRHCELIATLKKIRRFKASQDVMDKATMLYNKFKSMFLMGEGESVLSQVLNKSLTEQRQFEEAKRGVLKNTEQTKEQKEVCIQAC